The following coding sequences are from one Candidatus Omnitrophota bacterium window:
- a CDS encoding adenylyltransferase, translating into MALNDEQLERYSRHIILKDIGIEGQEKILSGKVLIIGAGGLGAPVGMYLAAAGVGTIGIVDGDVVDITNLQRQIIHFTPDINKLKVVSAKEKMQLINPE; encoded by the coding sequence ATGGCATTGAATGACGAACAGCTTGAACGCTACAGCAGGCACATTATCCTTAAAGATATTGGTATTGAAGGCCAGGAAAAAATATTATCGGGCAAAGTGCTGATAATCGGCGCAGGCGGATTAGGCGCCCCCGTAGGGATGTATCTGGCCGCCGCCGGAGTGGGAACCATAGGCATTGTTGACGGAGATGTGGTTGATATAACAAATCTGCAAAGACAGATTATTCATTTTACGCCTGATATAAATAAACTTAAGGTTGTATCGGCCAAAGAAAAAATGCAGCTGATCAATCCCGAAA